In Vibrio chagasii, the sequence ATCGACTTAAACAACATTGAGGTGAAAATCGCTTCAAACTGTTTTGCCGCTGCGGTAAGTGCTTCTTTCTCACTGCCCTCTTCACCGTTTACTGCTTGTTGACGAAGACGGTCTAGGCTACCGATGTCGTGAATAAAACCGATGTCGTTGTTATTCTTAATCATGCTCTATTCCTTAGATAATGATCAGCTGGCCTTCAATCGCACCCGCTTGTTTCAGTGCTTGAAGGATTGCCATTAGGTCAGAAGGTGCTGCGCCCACTTCGTTAACCGCACGAACTAGATCATCCAATGTTAAGCCAGGTTCGAACTTGAACATCTTGCCATCGGCCTCAGTGACTTCGATATCAGAGTCTGGAACCACTACCGTTTGACCGCCAGAAAATGCATTCGGCTGACTTACATTTAAGTTTTCTTTAATCGCGACTGTCATACCACCGTGTGTTACCGCCGCCGCTTTTAGGCGCACGTGCTTACCAACCACAATGGTACCGGTACGAGAGTTAACGATGATTTTCGCTGAGCCTTCAGCTGGGTCAAATTCAATGTTTTCGATTGCCGATAAGAAAGCCACACGTTGGCTGATTTCTCGCGGTGCACGCACTTTTACAGACGTCGCATCAACCGCAGACGCCATTTGTGGACCTAAGAAGTTATTAACCGCATCGGCCATGCGCTGCGCTGTTGTGAAATCGGATTGGATTAGATTGAAGGTGATGTAATCACCACGGCCAAATGGCGTTGGGATCTCTTGCTCTACTGTTGCACCACTAGAGATGATACCTACGTTCGGGTTATTACCGACAATCTTAGAACCATCGTTACCCTGAGCACTAAAGCCACTTACCACTAAGTTACCTTGCGCCACAGCATACACCTGACCATCAAGACCTTTTAGGAAGGTTTGTAGCAAGGTACCACCACGCAGGCTTTTTGCTGAACCGATTGAAGATACGGTTACGTCAACTTCCTGACCTTGCTTAGAGAAAGCCGGCAGTTCAGCGGTAACAATTACTGCTGCTACGTTTTTTGTTTTTGGCTTAGTGCCAGGCGGCAATTGGATGCCAAAATTTTGCAGCATCGCGTTAAATGTTTGATCGGTAAAGGGAGTTGTTTCACCGGTACC encodes:
- a CDS encoding flagellar basal body P-ring protein FlgI, whose amino-acid sequence is MKKLTLVLFGMLFLATSAHAARIKDVAKVAGVRSNQLVGYGLVTGLPGTGETTPFTDQTFNAMLQNFGIQLPPGTKPKTKNVAAVIVTAELPAFSKQGQEVDVTVSSIGSAKSLRGGTLLQTFLKGLDGQVYAVAQGNLVVSGFSAQGNDGSKIVGNNPNVGIISSGATVEQEIPTPFGRGDYITFNLIQSDFTTAQRMADAVNNFLGPQMASAVDATSVKVRAPREISQRVAFLSAIENIEFDPAEGSAKIIVNSRTGTIVVGKHVRLKAAAVTHGGMTVAIKENLNVSQPNAFSGGQTVVVPDSDIEVTEADGKMFKFEPGLTLDDLVRAVNEVGAAPSDLMAILQALKQAGAIEGQLIII